The following nucleotide sequence is from Flavimarina sp. Hel_I_48.
TCGTTTCTGAGCCCTATTTTGCCAATTTCCACTGTTGTAAATGCTTCGCCCCATTTCGCAGTACTCATATAATAGGTGTCGCCGCGACGCTCCAGTTGGATCACATTGGGAAGAGAATCTGTAGACTTTACCTCACCGGTAACACTGCCGGCTTCCTTACGGTATTGCAGGGAAGCAAGGCCATCAGCATGTACAACGGCGCTAACATGTTTTGCGTTTCCACTTAAATTATCCCGAATACTCCACCCGATTTTTCGGTGCGGATCGCCGGTTTTATTCAAAAATTCAACCTGCGCCCTGAGAATAAAGTCTCCTTGTATGGATTTATATAAATATTGGAATTCATCCTGTTCACCCCATAAATTCGTTCCAGATCCAGAAATGGTATAGGTCTGGTTTTTAGTGTCATAAGCAACCATACCATCTGTAACAGGATCACCTATATTCGCCTGGTTTTCAAAAATGCCAAATTCTGATAAGCTGCTATTTCCAGATTGACTCCACAAATGGGAGATAGAACTAAAAAGCGCTAAAGAGATTAAAAAGGTAACGTTGTAGTTTTTCATGATTTTGATTTCAATTGAGTAATTTAAAGTACTGAATATACCTTATAGCACCACAGTGCGCATTTAGTCATCAATAGCGCTAAGCACGATCTGCCTGAATTTCCAGGTGGTCTGGTCATTTGGAATATCCTGGGTTTGCTTCATGATTATACCGATCAATTTTTCGGCTGGATCTGCAAAATATTGGGTGTTGAAATAACCGCCCCATTCAAAAGTGCGGGGACTGCCCTTCCCGCCCATTTCGGTTCCCTTAGCATTCACTACGCTAAATGCCAAACCATGATACGATCCTGATCCTGCCCAAATATCACCTATCTGATTGCTTAAAATCACGTCTACCGTTGTGCGGCTGAGTAAACGCGTTCCATTAAGTTCACCTCCATTGAGATACATTTGTAGAAAAGTAGCGTAGTCAATCGCTGTACTCGATAAACCAGCACCCCCGGAAAAGAACGTGTTATCGCCTTTTTTTGGATAGTCAACATCGTAAAAACCGCCCTTATAATTCTTCCAGGTATTGTCATTATAAGTCTGTACTGCCACAAGACGTTCCTGTTTTTCTTTTGGAAGGTAGAACCAGGTATCACTCATACCTAAGGGTTCAAAAATGTGCGTACGCAAATAAACATCCAGGGGCATCCCTGACAAAATCTCAATCAGATAACCTACCACATCTATACTTTCACCATAAGTAAACTTCTCACCCGGATTGTGGTGCAATGGGAGTTGGGCTAATTTTTTTATATTTTCCCCAATTTTTACTGATTTTGTGGTAAAAAGATCTGTAATCCCTGCTTCCTGATAAATTTTTTTAAAACGGGCATCACCATCTATCTCGCCATATCCTATACCAGACGTGTGAGTAAGTAAATTTCTAATGGTAATGGGCTTGTCTGCCGGAATCGTCTTATACGTACCATCTGGCAACAAGGTATCCAGCACTTGCGCATTCTCAAATTCAGGAATATATTTTGAAATGGGATCGTCCAGTTGAAATTTGCCCTGTTCCCAGAGCATCATAAGGCCTGTAGACGTAATTGCTTTCGTTTGAGAAGCGATCCTAAAAATAGCATCTCTTTCAAGTGGTTTGCTGATTTGTGCATCCCCCTTTCCAAAGGCTTTGTAGTAAACGATTTTTCCTTCCCGGGCTACAAGTGCCACCATCCCCGGCACCTGGTTTTGATTGATCGCTGCTATAGCCATAGAGTCAATAAGCCCCAAACGCTCTGAAGACATACTGACATTTTTAGGGGCGGCCTCCTCCAAGGGTGGTGAGTTCTTGAGGGAAGTGGTTTGTGCAAAAAGAGGAATTGTAGAAAAAAGAACGAATAATAAAAAGTAATTTTTTAAAGACATAAACCGGTAGCTTAATTTAAGTACCTTAAAGATAACGTTATTTATTTCATTGGAGTGAAAGAGATTACAGGTTCATCTAATTGGTCAGCCATTATGGCAAACCTTTTTACTTGAGAACATTAATTTCTAGAAACAAAAAACCCTCAATATCAAAAAGATAAAGAGGGTTTCTGTACTCGGGACGGGACTTGAACCCGTACGACCTAATGGTCATTGGATTTTAAGTCCAACGTGTCTACCAATTCCACCACCCGAGCGTGATGTACCTTTCAAAATAAGCTTTTTTTACTGATATGCAATTAAAAACAAGCTTTTATAAAAAACCCTCTATCGCCAGGCGATAAAGGGTAGAGAGCGAAAGACGGGATTTGAACCCGCGACCCCCACCTTGGCAAGGTGATGCTCTACCCCTGAGCTACTTTCGCATAATCGCTATTGTGATCAATGCGGATGCAAATTTAAAAGATTTCTACAATACAGCAAGCATTTTGTAAAAAGAATTTTCATTTTAAAAACATCTTCCCTAATATACCGCTCAAGGATTTCAGGTCAAGGTATTTAGCTCTTAAAGAAATGAATTAAATCCAGATTCTGATTTGAAAACTACCTTAAATAGGTGATTTTCTCCTTAAAACACACGATTTTTAGCTATGAAACCTTGTTTTTTGCGTTCCGTAATAACATTCTCTTGATTTCATTGAGCTTCATCAATGCCTCTACCGGCGTGAGCGTATCTATGTCTATGTGCAGGATCTCCTCTTTGATTTCTTCCAGTAACGGGTCGTCGAGGTTAAAAAAACTGAGCTGCATTTCATCTTCGGTGGCTTTTTTAAGCTTTTCACTATTGCCCTGCCTACCATGTGATTGTTCTAACTGAACTAATATTTTATTTGCCCTGTGCAGTACCTGCTGAGGCATGCCCGCCATTTTCGCAACGTGTATACCAAAGCTGTGCGCACTGCCACCGGCGACCAATTTCCGAAGAAAAAGCACATTATCCTTTAGTTCTTTAACCGAAACATTAAAGTTCTTGATCCTTGT
It contains:
- a CDS encoding serine hydrolase domain-containing protein, giving the protein MSLKNYFLLFVLFSTIPLFAQTTSLKNSPPLEEAAPKNVSMSSERLGLIDSMAIAAINQNQVPGMVALVAREGKIVYYKAFGKGDAQISKPLERDAIFRIASQTKAITSTGLMMLWEQGKFQLDDPISKYIPEFENAQVLDTLLPDGTYKTIPADKPITIRNLLTHTSGIGYGEIDGDARFKKIYQEAGITDLFTTKSVKIGENIKKLAQLPLHHNPGEKFTYGESIDVVGYLIEILSGMPLDVYLRTHIFEPLGMSDTWFYLPKEKQERLVAVQTYNDNTWKNYKGGFYDVDYPKKGDNTFFSGGAGLSSTAIDYATFLQMYLNGGELNGTRLLSRTTVDVILSNQIGDIWAGSGSYHGLAFSVVNAKGTEMGGKGSPRTFEWGGYFNTQYFADPAEKLIGIIMKQTQDIPNDQTTWKFRQIVLSAIDD